The window TTGGAGAGATTGATTCCTAATTATGAAAATCTAATGTAATCTCTGTTTGTACATCATATATTAAGGTCATATATgctacatatttaattattttcaaattttactgTCCATGAAATGCCAAGATTGTGACATTTCATCTACAGCTATCAAGATTGTTGGAGAGATTGATTCCTAGAATGAGCTTCAAGGAATTATGCAAGGCAACCGATTACTTTAGCACAGATAACGTTTTAGGGATAGGAACGACAGGGATTATGTACAAGGCAAAGGTACCAAATAACTGTTTTCTAGCAGTTAAGAGACTATATGGCGCTGATGAATACAAGAGGGAATTCTTGCTTGAAACAATGATTCTGGGGAGACACAGGCACAGAAACATAGCTCCATTGGTAGGATTCTGcatagaaaaaagagaaaggattTTGGTGTATAAGTACATGTCTAATGGAAGACTCAGTGATTGGTTCCATTCTGATGAAGGAgatcaaaaaataaaactagaatGGCCAGAGAGAATTCACATTGCACTTGGGATTGCAAGAGGTTTATCTTGGCTCCACAAAAGGTGCAAGATATTCCATCTTAATTTAGATTCAGAGTGTGCACCTCTTTGTTTGTGAGTATACCCTCTGTGGTTGCTGTTATGTCCATACTGTCCCCACCTGAAGCTTCTCTGTTCATAACAATGAAATTGTTTTTGATTGATGGACATGGGGTGAAGGGTTCTGTTGAGAAGGATGTCTATGACTTTGGAATAATCCTTTTTGAACTTATAACAGGGAAAAGATTAAGTTCAACGACTGATTCTTCTGACAGTGTTAATGGTCAGTTGATGAACTATATCAGCAATAACTTGTTCACTGATCCTGCAGATTTTTATGATACCATTGACGAATCTATCATAGGGAAGGGTTTTGACGATAAAATCCTTGGTCTCCTCAAAGTTGCATGTGACTGTGTTAAAGGATCTTTAAAGCAAAGGCCAAAGATGGTTGATATGCACAAAACTATAAGAGCCATGTGGGAAGGCTATAAACCTTGGTTTGATTCTGAAAGGCTGAAACTCTCTCTGGGTTGTTCTGACCATATAACATGCATCAGCGAAATAGAATGTATTTGTTGAAACGTAAGACCTGTTTTGTATGTGTGTAGTGTAGGTTCCGCACTTCCGCTTATCAGACACTTTAGGACAATGAATGTCTGTTTATTTATATACAACACTGTCAAGTTAAAGCTTTGTAATTTTATGATTCAAATTGAGCAAAATAAGGAATCATTTAACGAGGACGAGGActtctaataataatatattagactTTGTTTTTGAAGTTATTGCCCAACTAAAACAGTTTATCCtactattttgaaattaaaacatattaatatGGGTAGACTTTGTTTCCTCGTCATATCTAATAAGggaatcaattttaatatatcctTGCTTTGTGGTACAGCTGCTTGGAGGCCCTCTTCTTACACAACATTAATAATTGGCATGACTCTTGCTGTCTCAGCGGcccttttcatgcttttctaactCTGGCcgctattttataatttcttttagaatGTCAAGAATGTGCAACTGGTGCCATTACTTCTTCTGTGGGATTTGGTTTTTTTGACAGATGTTTTAGGAGTATTTGTGTTGCTAAacttttctcttattttgttttccttgttatttatttacttgATTGTCTTTATTTGAGGGCTTTGTGATTATTATTGGGACGTCCATATATCTGATTAAGGAAAAAATCGACCACTCAACTTCATGGCTTTTATGGTAATTATGGGGAAGGTTTCCTGTTGTACATTTTCAGCTGCATTTCAATTATCTTAAACTTCTATGCAATTGTTTATGAACAAAAAGTGTTTATCGTCAACCATAATTAATTAGACGGCCGGtaatgtttataatattttgtttaaagtaTTGTTGTAACCCAGTTTAGTCATTGACGCGATGGAGATAGTGAGTTAATGGATTAGTGATTCAATCGGTGAACTAGTAATTGATCCGGTTTGActtgatatatattaaaaatttaaaattatatatatatataatagaaaagTCTATTTatacttcaaaattcaaaataacaatttGATAATAATGAAACATCAAAGCAACATGCGGTTTGATAGGAGCATTCCAAATCAATTGCATAACTGATCCAATAATAAAACTGGCCTGATTAGACCATCAGATCTCAATTAGACTGATTCGACCGATCGGACTAAATCGAGTTTCACAACTATGATTTAATCACTATCAATATTGATTTGTCATCTTAGATGCAAATAGAAGTTGGCCATTAGGCCAATGAGTGCAGAAATATACAGATTCCATTCTGTTGGCTCCTCCAATCTTTTTTCCACTTTAGCATATGTATCAGGgcaaaagtgaagaagcaaattGTTCAAATTTCATTCAGCAATCTattcaaacaaaataagaaaagcaCCACTAATAGTGTCTAACTTTCTATTAAAGTCGTAAGTACGAATAATTCTAAAATCATGTCGTACCCCTCTAGTATTCGCTGGGTGCATACCAAGTACATaccaaatatacattttttataaaaaaattggatactTCGCTTGGATACTTTTTAGGTACATATCAAGTTCGTACTAAGTCTATAGGttacaaaaaaaactaaagcgATATTTCTTTATCCATTCTATGGAAAAAAAGTATGCTTAATCCAAATAGACATCAAAATTTAGTTCTTATACATACAAATCTTCATCTCCTctaaaactcttaaaaaaaagaattagagttttaaagatatttacattcttaaattcaaattattgttctttcttttgacAAACCAGTTTTATAGACGATTTTTTTGAGTGATGATGAACAATCAAATGATAAGatagaaactatttttttactagattgaaactattaaaatatgatataatatgaatagttttttattacgagattttttttttcatattgaataatttattttcctttatattGTAAAgtatactttttttgttttttttacgaCTTACAAGATTTAGTCATACAaactaaattctatttttatatgcatacgtattattttgaaatatatattaacatatatGTATCTTGGAAAGTTCCCCTTCCTGTTATCTCCACTTCTAGAATCAGTCTTGATGCTCCAAGCAACATGAACCATGGTGAGTTATGAACTAAATGCTTTGCATAAAAAATAGCAAGTATTCTGCCCTGGCTGGTGCagcattagttaaaaacacataaaagtgGTTGTTGCTTCCTACACCTCCAAGTTAACAACAGCTCATAGAAGTATAcagagaagcccaatccaatagTATGACCAATTCATCTACTTTTGGGCTCCAAAAATATATGGACTTCAAATCGGGTATGAGTTTGACAATAGTTTTTTTGGTAGGTAGGAGTTTGACagtataatattgttattatctCCAATCTGTAATATATATGCTCTTTTCAAATCGAGTTATTTTAAGTTGCAACAGCGCAGAATAAATCGTTAAAATGACCAGCTATCGttccaattaattaaaaagcaaTGCTAAGTTCTCCTACTATATTCTCttataaatctttttattatttgtcaaaaaatatttaataactacAACGCtcaaattcaaacaaatttatttattcagttgacaaattatatatgaaagtCAGATTaggtgatttgaaaaaaaattaatccaacCCAACTCATTTTAGAGGGTTAAATGGATTGATCGATCaaattcaatcaattttaacattTCTAATCCAGTTATGATAGAGTTaagaatgatttttaattagatctttttctcaatataaaaaaaataaaaaataagaattatgaaCTTTGTCATCCGATAAAAACACACATGCTAAAATTTTACTAGTGGTTTATATGATTTCCTTAATATAACATACACATGCTAAAATTGATAGtggtcatttaaaaaatattaaagacttttaaaatttccaaaaacaacaaagaacaaagaaaaagtcaTCCATCTCACTTTTCCGTCAAAGATGATTGTCCGTATTCCTCCGCATGCATGTCACCACCTTCCATTCTATTCCAttccatgttaaaaaaaaaaacctataaaTACCTAAGACGAGCTCCAACCTTTTTCATCAAAAACCTTTCCTTTTAGTATCAATTTCTATATAGCTAAAGAAAGTGATACTATTAAGCATAATTAATATAATGGGGTACATGTGCATTAAGATTTCGTTTTGtgtgatgtgtgtgttggggtTGGTGATCGTGGGTGATGTTGCCTACGCTCAAGATTCAGCAGAAGACTACGTGAATGCACACAATGCAGCACGAGCAGAGGTGGGTTCTCAATCACCAAGACAAACAGTGATTGTTCCAAGTTTGGCTTGGGATGATACGGTTGCTGCTTATGCAGAGAGCTATGCTAATCAACGCAAAGGTGACTGCCAACTGATCCACTCTGGTGGTGAATACGGAGAGAATATTGCAATGAGCACTGGTGAACTAAGTGGCACAGATGCAGTGAAAATGTGGGTTGATGAGAAATCCAACTATGACTATGATTCTAACTCTTGTGTTGGAGGAGAGTGCCTGCACTACACACAGGTCGTTTGGGCTAACTCGGTGCGTCTTGGATGTGCCAAAGTGACATGTGATAACGGAGGCACTTTCATCACTTGCAACTATGATCCCCCTGGCAACTTTGTTGGTGAAAGACCCTACAAACTGTAGCTGCTATCTACCACTTTACATATTATGAATAACCATGCAACAATAATAACACCACCAATTTAGGTGATCCTACACTtcaaattcatgcatgttataatatatatacgtATTAATactcaataaaaataaaggatgTTCCCTGTGTGTTTTTACCGGGTGACTAAGtacattattcttattttttaatttttttatattgaaaaaaagatttaattaaagattattCTTAACTCGATCACAACTggatcagaaatgttaaaattgattgaaCTCGCTCGATCAATTCATTTAACCTTTTAAAATGAGTTGGGCTgagttaattttctttcaaaccacCTGATCTGACTTTTTCATTTATAGTTTGTCAACTCAATAAATTTGATTGGATTGATTCACTAGTCATTGGATTCAGTTTtgtagttattaattattttttgacaaatgTCGATGAATGTTTTTAGAAtaggttaagaaaataaataaataaatattttattgagatGGAGAAAAACATGTtcctcataatttttaataaaaaaattctcttttaatttcttaataagtATTTTAAGGATATTGATAAGTaagattaacattttttttatatcttattttGTAAACTATTCACTAGgacaaaaaacacattttataatagttttttttacattggttataAGATAactaaattgaaagaaaaaaaaatacaactttggtttttttattttatcaactctacaataatttttgttttcttattttaaaatagatacatttgattctcttattttttaaaaatatatcatttttgttCAATTCTTAATTTTCACGACACATCTAGCAAGGATTAGTTAGatttaattaagaataatttttaatcctCTTACATATCTTCCTATAAATCATCCTATTACATTTTATGAATACTTATCATAAAAGgtaataaaaagatttataaGAGAATATAGTAGGAGAACTTAGCAttgctttttaattaattggaaCGATAGCTGGTCATTTTAACGATTTATTCTGCGCTGTTGCAACTTAAAATAACTCGATTTATTATTGGTTTTGTTTCTTCAGCAACTTCTGTCCTAGTATCTTTCATGGTCTACTATGCCCCTTGGACAGAATTCAAAAAGAGGAGGAGTAACGCTATTCATCCCTTAATGAAGAAGCAGAACCATC of the Glycine max cultivar Williams 82 chromosome 13, Glycine_max_v4.0, whole genome shotgun sequence genome contains:
- the PR1-4 gene encoding pathogenesis-related protein 1 precursor: MGYMCIKISFCVMCVLGLVIVGDVAYAQDSAEDYVNAHNAARAEVGSQSPRQTVIVPSLAWDDTVAAYAESYANQRKGDCQLIHSGGEYGENIAMSTGELSGTDAVKMWVDEKSNYDYDSNSCVGGECLHYTQVVWANSVRLGCAKVTCDNGGTFITCNYDPPGNFVGERPYKL